The Diceros bicornis minor isolate mBicDic1 chromosome 19, mDicBic1.mat.cur, whole genome shotgun sequence genome contains the following window.
TATTATACCCCTGGGATTAATACTGCTGCAACGAAAGTTAACTGAAGGCACAGTCCTAAACTTAGGTGTTCAAATTGAGACTGCACCAAGTAAGCATCTGGTGGCCATATAACAGTTTTAAATAGCTAAGGACCTAAGGCATATCAGATACACTTCTTAAAAGCCATATGCAGCCATTTTATTGTGACAGTGCTACTATTCCCAATTCCAATGATAATTCTCAGTTTTAGCTCttggctgtgttccttctgcagAGCAATATGATCACCATACCCTTGCCTGGTGTGTGCTGAAGAACAGACATGAATTATGGTCAATATTAATTCAGTACAACTTAGACACTGTGTGTAAGCATCTGTATATAGCCCAAGAGACAACCACCAGACACTGCTTTAGGTTTCTAAGGCATCATATGGAAGCTCAACAGGAACTCCAACCAAACCCAACGTTAAGAAGGATCTGATTCATAAGTCTAAAGTCCTGGATTGGTCAGTGGCCCCAGACCTATACAAGCCTCAGTGCTTCTCCCCAAACACTGACTAGTATGTCTGCGGCACTGCAAAGCTACAATAACAGCATTCTATCCCAGTTACAGCCTTTGCTGTTTCAAACTATGACAGTAGGAAAATCGCCCAACATCTCAGAGGGAAAATTTGCCTATCTGTCACCATCCACCTCATAGGAATTGTGGGAGAAGTCTGCTTTTGCTCAAGAGAAGAAACACGTTTTGTTATCAGaggaaaaaatctaaaagaaaacctTTTTCTTTCTGCTGGAATCTGCTGTactagatataaatataaaacaacagaGCTCTGGCTCACATTTTAAAGATCTCATGGCACATTCCCACAAACCCTTCAGCTTACCCCTTTGCTGATATAGCCCGCCAGCAGGAGGGAGCCTATGATAATAAGAAAGGCGCCAAACAAAAACAGCACAGTAGCAAGCGCAATGGCCTTATATGGGATCTTAGGAGGGCTTTTCTTAAACtggaagagaaacaaacaaaaaaaatacaaggaaGAGCATTATGAAAATACCAGGGCTCAGACACTTTACAGCAGGGAGGGGAACAAGAACCAATCTAAATGCTTTGTGTCTCTTGAAGTAAGTCCCACCACCCAGTGCAGCTCTGGGAGAGGAAAGGGACAGGCAGAGATGAAGCTCTAGTTACTGCTCAAAGGAGTCCCAGCAAAACGTTATTCTTTCTAGTTCTAGCCTCATTCCACGGATCATTCATTGTACCATAAAAAACTATTTTCttatacaaacaaaaaatactttaTGGTCATTCATTGATTAGACATGTGTTTattaagtgcttggcacatggaagGCTGTACTAATCTACAGGGATTCAAGAGTGAACATCATGCTCTGGAGAAGTAAACAAAATAAGTAATTTCTGGCATTCAAAGTCAAGTCAGCATATAGTCAAAGGTTTTAGAAACAGCTTTTTCTAAAGCATTAGTTGCCTGCCCCATGGAGCAAGTAACCTGCCTTATCAACAAGTTCAATTCAAGATTAAGATTCAGAGACAAACTTTCTAAGGTTTGGCTCATGGTTGTATCTGACCTAACTGGCTGGAAGCTTCCCAGacgtacttttaaaaaaaatctctctccttCAAGTGCGGGtccaaaaactagaaaaaataattgatttgtttattttcaaaaggATGGGTTCCTGCTACTCCCTCCTTGGCCCTGGTTCCACCTAAAATATTCTATTCTAAGGAGAAGTGGGCAAAAGGAGATGTTACacgattaaatattttataaacaatgATCAGAgtaggatacaagataaatattCTCTGTTTTACTCACTGTTTGCCACAAAAAATACCTTTAATAAATTGGATCTCATGAcagcaggaaagaaggaagattccCACAATCTGCTGGCTTTAGAAGTTAGTTTCTCCCTTAAAAGATGAACTGGCTTTGACTAAAGTGTAAACAAACTGATGAcacagtctttaaaaaaattctacttaATAAAACACAATATGATTATTTTCCagataaactaaataaaatttgcAACTACTGGCCTCTGGTGTTACAACTAAAAAATCTTAGAAATGGACAACATTTATATTGGCTTGAAACTGCTCTGCCAAGGTCCCTCCTTCTGCAGGCTATGGCTGAAAGGGTCTCAGAGGTGTTTCCCCTCCTGCTGCTTACTCTAATCCCCAGGGACAGTTAGCAAAACCTCGACCTGGAAGTTCTTCCTGCTAACTCAGCAGAAACAGTGCCAGCGAGTCTCATCAGCACCCTTCCGCATTTACCTGAAGGTCAATGTAGCCATCGTCTGTGCTGGAAAGCCTTGAGTATTTCACTTTACTACTGGGGATTCCAGTAGCCAGGTTGGTACGAGACGGCATCATAACACGCTGACACAGCTACAGTccgaaaacaaaaagaaaccctgttatTGTCTGCAAGTGACAACGGTGTGTTATACATATCAGCGTTCTGGGTTGCAATGTCATACCAGCAACTGGCAATTTAGGCTCCGCTGCTCTTAGAATCTTTTATTCCTTTGACAAAATGAAAACACTCTCATTATGTATCTACTCTAGTTGTCCTGGTAGAATGAGAGTCACGACATTTGCCAAGAACCAGATCTGATGTCTATCTTGCCACTAACATTCCCCTCCCTCCTAATTTTTCCCAAGTCACACAGAGAGTAGGTAGGAAGAGTGGTAACTTAAATCCAAGTCCACCTGACACCAAAGTccatattttcaaccattctgctATAGTATTGCCTGTCCCCTGTCCCTGCTTCAGGAAAAATCAAGAGGAGCATATACTCAAACAAttctctcgggccggccccgtggcttggcggttaggtgcgtgcactccgctgctggcagcccgcgttcggatcccgggcgcgcaccgacacaccacttctccagccatgctgaggccgcgtcccacatacagcaactagaaggatgtgcaactatgacatacaactatctactggggggaaaaaataaataaataaaatctttaaaaaaaaaacaaaacgattCTCTCATTCGCCAGGGAaagggtggggggggggaggaatACACTCACATCAGCATTTGCCTCTTTCCCCCTGATGGATATCATCCTTTTAATGCAGAGGATCTGTAAAGCTTCCTCttgtaaatttgttttttcttttttttttaatttatttatttttcccccaaagccccagtagataattgtatgtcatggttgcacatccttctagttgctgtatgtgggacacggcctcagcatggccagagaagcggttcctgggtgcgcgcccgggatccgaacccgggccgccagcagcagagcgcgtgcactcaaccgctaagccacaaggccgacCCACCTCTTGTAAATTTGGATAAGCTACTGGCTCTGGCTATCAGTACTGTACCAGTGCCTCCTGATTTGCCTGTCTCTCTGCCCTACTCCAAGCAGTGAaagtagtgatttcatttcccagATTACTTCTTttgttgcattaaaaaaaaaaactctgaataaatatCTGGTGTTTGTTCAAAATAGTCAAAGCCAACTTCAGTAATGAAATCACGGTTATTTTGTCACCATTTTAAGAGACAGTAAATAAGAGTTAAAAACAATGACATTTAAATCAAAAAACATTTGTAATTTGTGCACTTTTCCTTCATAAAATCagttatatttataaaacaagtaAATCTATTTTAATCGTTGAGCTATTTGATTTCTAAAAATGAAACATCTTTAGAAAGAggaaattatttcaataaaagaaacataaaaattcaCATAAACTATAAAGACTGGGCTTCCTCTAGTATGACACTTTGCAAATAATCATTATTATAACAATGGCAGGTAATAATTATCTAGCGGTGGTtaggtgccaggtactgttccaagtgctttatatatatatttaatcccGAATATTAATGAGCCGTTTTAAGTGGCCTGCAGTCAATCTAAAATAACTACCATTATGAAGGAACTGGCGCTAGTCAGTTCCCTTTTTAGTAATGACATACTGGGGCAGAAATCAAGTACTGAAAAAATAAGAGTATGCGTCAAATACTAAGTTTTTAAGTGTCGCGATCCAAATTACACGATAATCTAAATTTAATTCTATAAAACTTCAAGTCCAAACTACAAATATGTGGGGGTTTTGGGGGCATTTAACCATCTCTAATTtgtatcagtctttttttttagttttacgtACTCTACCTTTAACTATTCATACACCCGCACCACACATAAAAAAGCGCAGGGcgtgagagagaaaagaatgcgTATTGATGGCAAAAAGTAAGAATTCTAaaagaggggaaaggaaaaaTGTATGTCGATGTTTTCAAAGTACCAATCCAAGTTCCCAAAAGGCTGTTTTACAGCTCCAACGGAACCCCCAAGTTCCCTCAGCACCCGAACGTTgcaagaattttaaaagcaccagcaaagcactgagcacagtgccCGGCACTACGCGCCTGCACACACACTACTCTCTGCAGGCCTCGCTCGGAAGAGGAATAAGAAGCGACGAGAATTTAgacgaaaaacaaacaaaaccggTTTCTGGAAAGAGGCCACCATGCCCCGGGCGGGCGAACGCTCCACATCGAGAATTCGGCGCTTGCTTTCTGCGGGAAGCGTAACCTCAGCCACGCCTTGAGCCTGAGGAGGGCGCTTCTGCTCCCGCCCGCCGCACGCACGCCTTACCGGAGCGCCGCGCCCCGCAGCCCGCACGCCCACAGCTCGCTAACGGTTGGCCGAGGCGTCCGAAGGCTCATCGCACGCCTCACCTAGCCGCCGCCCCGCCCCGACCTGACCAGTGTCGGAAATGGCGCACCGGAAGGCGGCGCGCCGGAAGTGGCGTCACCGGGAGCGACGCCTTCTCATCCCGCCAGCCGGGGACGTCCGGTTTAACTTCTACGGTAGTGAGGGAGGTGTTGGAATTCTCGGGCGGCGCGGACAGAGAGCTGCCTCGTGTGGTTTCGGGAGGCGCCACGGCTTGCGCTGGCTGCCGGTCACCTCTCCAGGGGCGGGCGGGTCCCTAGGGTGCCTGCCCGCCTGGGTTATAGTCAGGCCCGGGGCAAGCCGGCCACGTTTGTTTCCCTGACCCCCTCGGGCAGTGTAGGGAGCTTAGCGGCGCCCCCCGGGAGGCGGAAGCCGAACCCCTCGGAGCTCCCGGAGGACCGGAGTTGCCAGGTCGCAGATCCATTGCACAGGGTAGTCAGCCCTCCATGGGGGCGCGCCGCGGTCTCTGCCCGTCAGTACCCCACCACTACTCTCTTTAGCAGCCCCACGTTCTTGTGCTtgtttccttctccttatcaccAACCCTTGCCCAGGTAAGAGGCCCGCCCACAAGGGACATTTTGCTACACGTgaagctttttaaaatgtcagattTATTAAGGTACAATTTAAATACAGTAAAGTACAACTGGATGAGATgtgacaaatgcatacagtcTTGGAACCATCACCATAGTCTATTTTTATCACCCCCCAAAAGTTTCATCAGGCCCCTTTGCAGCCAGTCTCCTTCCCCCAGGCACACACAAGGTAATGATAAGTTACCTGCTGGATGCAGGGAGTTCTCAAGTCCAGTAACTAGAACTCAGTCCAGGTACAACAAAATCATTTAATCCACCAAACACAAAATACACTGGGAAAAAGGACTATAATAAAGTAATTCTCAGTATGTAGCATGCCAGTTTGTGTCCCTGTTTTAAACCGTCTATTTCACAACTGCTGTGCCTTGCACTTTCTTGGTTGAATCCAACATCCATGGAATTTTAGCGGCCATCATCCTTTAAAGGATTAAGTCTCAAACAAGGCTACTTATACTGGAGGAGTTATTTTTGCATTAACATACTCCTTGGGCCGTATCAGATCTACTAAAACTTCCAAGGTTCTTGTAAAAGGTTCCCTAGGCTAAAGAAACACTGCCCTGTAACAATGCTAGTCATAAAACCCACACAACTTTGAGTACATTAAGCTGCTGAAAAGTGTTAGTTTTTGCTAACAAACATGACAGAATAATGAAATACATAACGATTTGTTCTActctcctctgttcatttcttgacCTCAAATTAGAATACCAAAATAAGTTTGGCAAATGAATCCCCCAAAATACCTCATCACCTACTGTATTTGGAATACTTTTAATTATTATGTCTAACATATTTATATCAGGCTGCTctagactgaaaaaaataaacacatttacaTTCCAGGGTAGCTTTAGCTGTGAATTCCCTAGGATACTTGCAACAGTCGTTGTCTAAATGAAGGCACTGTCCTGTGatgtttaaaattcaaataacttttatttaaattgaaaacaaTTCTTAAAACTGCATTTAGAGTCACAACCCTTTTGTTATAAAAATCACAAGGAGTATTTCTAGGTAAGGCAGAAGTCTTTCTAGGTTAACAAGACCAGATTTGACTTTGgactttattctttaaaaaattgtagagaatggagaaaaaaataggtTATATACAGAAAACATTATCTACATATGTACTCAGAGGTACAAATTTGGTGACAGAAGACACTTAAGTACATGGTGGCATCTCAGAAGCAGTTCTCCAAGagcttagttttattttcttatcttttaagAATGCCTAAGATGCATCTTCATCTTCAATCTTGGGAGCCAAGTAGTACTTTAAATGTCCCATATCAGCAATTTTATACTCTACAACTGAAAGAAGACAAAAACATAGTTCATTAATGAGAAGTACCACATATACTACCTACAAAACAAGATTCAACAAATTTATCTTACCAAGGGGTACATCTGCAGACATACTGAGTGTTACTGTAGGAGAGAGTGGAGTggcttttgtgaagaagttcaggTACCTCAGTGCAAAAGTTAGCTGAACTGGCTCATTCATTTCTATGGTAACCTAAGGGAGAAAACAAGATTCATCATATTGAAAAATGTCAAGCAAGTTGCAACCCATTAGTTtatgatatatatttaaaaacaaatttagagAGCTTCtttttatggaaatattttctaataaataaatcaactaataaatgaaaaaggaattaaatatattaatatattacaaCTCTGCAAACCCTAATGACTTAATGAATGTAGACAATGCTTATTATAGCTGCTAAAATCACAAAAAGATATCCAGATACTTCATGCCTTCTACTGGAGGTATATACCACTGTCTATCAAGTGTTcttgctctcccacccccaaacaAACAGAACACCCTGAATATCATCAAGCCTCTAAAGCTATGGCTACCAGTTTATAGGAAATACGAGGTAGAGGAACATATTAATTGACACAAGGGTACAATCGGCAAAATCCAGACTCTGGCAAACTCGATGACAAATGAcctagtttcttcaacaaataaaactgtaatagacaagggaaaaaagaaattggagagAACCAATGGGATGAAGAAAATTTAAGGGGCATACCAACCAACTGCAATGTACGGACCTTATTAAAATTTTGATTCAAACTGTTCTGAAATAACTAAGGAAATAGGAACACTGATAAATTCCTTAATATTGAATAATTTCCTTAGATGTGTAAAGTTTAATGTTTATACTTgacataatattaaaatatttatggaagaaCTAATATTTGAGATTTAAAAACGAAGTTGGCAGGGGAGTGAAATGTAATTTAGGAGACAAAAGTCACAATTAGCCTCTGggcttttgttattaatatttttttaaaacatctttatttaaatggagtttTACCTTCATTTAAACTGAGGGttgggggccgaccccgtggcttagcggttaagtgcgcgtgctccgctactggcggcctgggttcggatcccgggcgcgcacggatgcaccacttgtccggccatgctgaggcggcatcccacatacagcaactagaaggatgtgcaactatgacatacaactatctactggggctttggggagaaaaagggaaaaaaaggagaattggcaatggatgttagctcagggccggtcttcctcagcaaaaagaggaggattggcatagatgttagctcagggctgattttcctcacaaaaaaataaataaataaataaaataaactgaggGTTGACTACTCATGCAAGGGACAAGAAAATAATATCTAATATTTACTATAAACTTACAATATGCCAGATGCTGTGTTAAGCACTTTGAATGTTACCATATTTAATCCTGATAATCCTGTGAGGATAGGACCTTTAATTGTCCTTGATTTACAGAGAGTTAACTGATGTTCATAGGCTGGCAAGTATAAGTTTTATTTTAGTACAGTTACCAAATACTAGTTTATAAATACTCCAAGGATCTAAAAAAAGGACTTGATTACAGGAAAAGTCTAATTTAAGGATATTTAGGAATTAGCGtgtgctttatttttttggttaaatGAGGGTTCTCTAGGCCCCCTTTTGGGCCTACCACAAAGAAAGTTAGTATGAGGATTACATACCCCATAACAGCTAGATTATTACCCTGAACAAGATCCTTCTGGTGAACGGCTGTCCTATGCTCAATTATTTGCTAAAAGCAGAGTAAATACCTCCAGAAAGCTAAAGGTTAGAGACACCTAGTTTCCCAATCCTGTCCATAGAGTATGTGTGGGTTTGACACACGAACCCATTGTTCTGTGGTTTATAAAGAAAGCACTGACTTTGCATTCCCTTCtcacaaattataaattaaacGGCACTTATAAATCACCTGCAGATTTCAACACTATCTTTTAGTTCTCACAAATTAGTTACTCAGAAATGcagttgtctatttttctttagagttttctttaattttagcaATTACACCTTGttctagactgaatgtttgtgtcctccccccaaattcatgttaaCATAGAATCTCCAGTGTCACGGTATTTAGAGATGAGACCTTTGGGAGGTACTtagggtcatgagggtggagcccttacaaatgggattagtacccttataaaagagaccccagagagctcccttgccccttccaccagtGAGAAGGCTGCCATCTGTGGACCAAGAAGCAGGTCCTCATCAGACATAGAATCTGCcagcttcccagcctccaggactgtgagaaataaatttccattgtttataagccaccagtctatggtattttgtcatagcagcACAGACTAAGACATAACCTAATGTTAAGCCGTGTTACAATTCTCTTCCAAGTATTTTCTGTTTACTTAAAAACTACTTACAGCTTCCTCCTCTTTATCAACATTACTTGTTTGTGACAACTTAATATTTCCATTTCCAAGTTCTCCACTTGCAGAAAATTTCACTCCATCTTTTGCACAGGAAATTACAACAGCATCTCCAATATGACTGAGATCTCGGCATATACGTGCAAATTCGCCAGAAGGCATCTTCACTACACAGCTATACTCTTGTTCCTATAGAACAAAAAAAAGTTGCTGGAAATTAAAGATTTGTCACCCTCACTTTCTGAAGAATCAGCATCTAAACAAGaactcagggggccagcccagtggctgagTGATTCAAGTTCCGCACGCTCGGCTTCAGCAGCCCAGTTTTGTGGGTTCGGATTCGgagcat
Protein-coding sequences here:
- the TMEM230 gene encoding transmembrane protein 230 isoform X2, which produces MMPSRTNLATGIPSSKVKYSRLSSTDDGYIDLQFKKSPPKIPYKAIALATVLFLFGAFLIIIGSLLLAGYISKGEANQAVPFLIIGILMFLPGFYHLRIAFYAYKGYRGYSYDDIPDFDD
- the TMEM230 gene encoding transmembrane protein 230 isoform X1; this encodes MVASFQKPLCQRVMMPSRTNLATGIPSSKVKYSRLSSTDDGYIDLQFKKSPPKIPYKAIALATVLFLFGAFLIIIGSLLLAGYISKGEANQAVPFLIIGILMFLPGFYHLRIAFYAYKGYRGYSYDDIPDFDD
- the PCNA gene encoding proliferating cell nuclear antigen encodes the protein MFEARLVQGSILKKVLEALKDLINEACWDISSSGVNLQSMDSSHVSLVQLTLRSEGFDTYRCDRNLAMGVNLTSMSKILKCAGNEDIITLRAEDNADTLALVFEAPNQEKVSDYEMKLMDLDVEQLGIPEQEYSCVVKMPSGEFARICRDLSHIGDAVVISCAKDGVKFSASGELGNGNIKLSQTSNVDKEEEAVTIEMNEPVQLTFALRYLNFFTKATPLSPTVTLSMSADVPLVVEYKIADMGHLKYYLAPKIEDEDAS